The following is a genomic window from Sporosarcina jeotgali.
TCATTTAAAAATTGATCAGATTTTCTTGCAGGATCTAAGCAGCAGCAATACCGCGATTATTAAAACGATTATTGAGCTTGCAAAGAATCTGAGCATCGATGTCATTGCTGAGGGCGTCGAAACAGAGGAACAAGCCATTTTCTTAAGCACGCTGCGCTGTGATGAAGTTCAAGGATTTCTTTACTCGCGCCCATTGCCCAAGCTAGAAGTCGAGAAACTTCTGCAAACAATACCTGTTTAAAAAGCCAGCTCACTGTGTGGGCTGGCTTTCATTATTCATATCGATAGATTAAAATACGTTCATCGTCATTGTCGATTGATAACGCAGGGATTGGCAGTTCTTCAATTCGTTCAAACGGAGTCTGTTCTTCAAGATAGTATACGAACGCCGTCGTCGGATAATAAAGGATGATGTCTACTGGACGCTTATCACGCTCAACAGAATCTAATACGTTCCCAATGACTGTTTTAAAAATCTCCACAGAGAATGGGTTGAAAAAGTAGAACACATTTTGTTCAGCTTGAATCTCGTACGTTTCTGCTGTTGTTTGTTCAAATTCAATTGAGCCGCGAAAACGTTTCCGTGAAGCTCGAAAGTCCGCCAGGTTAATAAATGCTTCTTGCAGCAATCGACCATTCAAATCGATTCCTGTAACGAAATTCCCAAAACGGTATACGCTATAGATTGGCACACGCCCTTTTCCGCATCCAAAATCGACAAGATGGTCAGTTGAACGCAACGGATAGATGTCAAATAATGCATCCAGCACACTGTAGGGCGTTGCTTCATACCGGTTATAGTGAGCTGAACTTTGTAAAATTTCAATAGTTCCTTCCGTTCGTATGTGAAGGAGCTTGTCTGTTTCTTGATCAGTCATTGTTCTGCCCCTCTCTCATTCACTTAAACATAGACTGTTTCGATTTGGTTTTCAGAATTTCTCCCATCCAGCCCTTCTTTTTTAAGTAGAAGTAAAGACCGAACGTGGAAGACAGAATGACGGTAAGAGCAAAGGCATATCCATGTGCCCACTCAAACTCTGGAATCGACTTAAAGTTCATACCCCAGATCGCCCCAAATACTGCTGCAGGTGTAAAGATTGTCGTTATCACGGTAAGCGTCTTTATAATTTCATTCCCCCGCTGATTAGACACGAGCGTTTCCATGTCCGTTAGCGCTTCCACTTCTTTACTGTACTCGCTTATTAGCATCCGGATACGTTTTAATCTGATACATAACCTTTCATGTTCAATTGTCCCAAGTTGTTCATCTTCAAAAGTTTCTTCTATCGTCATATGAGTTTCCACTAGCGGAATGACTAAGTTATTCCAAATGATTAATTCATGTCTGCTCTGTGCAATGCGTTCCAGCAAATCCAAGTTATTATTGTCTTTGATTCCCCAAATCAGCTCTCGTAATCGATATTCGAACTGATCAATCTGTTCGAGGAACTTATGCAAAACGGCATTCAGAAGTACGATAAACGCTTGAACTGCATTTTCCGATACATCCAGTTTTTGTTCCATCTCCTTACGCGCTTCCTCTGGAAAAAGATTCTGATTCAACTGTGACGTTAACAGTGTATCTTTCGTTAAGAAAAATGAGAACGTTTTATTTTCATCTTTACTGCGCATGCTTTGTTCGTACGTTAGTCTTCCCCAAAGTGCTTCTTCACCTGAAACAGCCGTTGAGTTGCCGATGACGTCCTGCTTGTTCTTTTCAAGAGTTTCCAGCCACTTGCTGCTCATATGGGATTGATGGGAAAGTTCTGCTTTCAAGTCGGTTTGCTGCTCAACTTCAATCCACTCCCAATTGTTATGCTTAAAAGAAAAATACACACGGATTCCTCTCTTTCATACGGGTCTTACCTATAGTTTACCTGTTCTTTCTATTGAAGCAAACTTAGCAAAGAGGATTTACTTCCAAAGAAAACGGGAAGAAATAGATATCGTGTGACAACTTAGCTGTCAGCAAGACTTTTCCATATCAGTGTTATACAATAGAAGGTGAACAGCGCGACTGAAAATACCTTGCTCAATGCTTTCTGTTTCACTTATAATGGTATTTACAAAACATTTAGAAATGATTGAAAACAACTGGAGGGATTATGAATGCGCGTACGTGACTTACTTGTTTCAAGAAATTATGTAACGACAGTTAATGATCAAGATACCGTAACCGAAGCACTCGATAAAATCAGGAAAAGCGGCTTTCGCTCCGTCCCTGTCGTGGATGCAAATGACAATTACAAAGGTATGATTTACAAAATCCACCTCATTGAATATTTGTACGAACAGAATGGCGACGCTGATGCGACGCTGGATATGATTGTGAAGCACCAAGAAGATTCCATTGAGGAGACTTCATCCTTCTTGGATGCGCTCTTAAAAATCAAAGCACTGCCTTTCATCTCAGTAACCGATCATGGAAAACTCGTCGGTATTCTGACACACAACAAAATTGAAGGTGTGTTCCAAGATGCGTTTGGCGTTAACACAGGCGGGTTGAATCTAACAATCTCCTCTACAGAAGCACGCGGGATGATTGAAAAGCTGGCGCGCACACTGCGCGGTGAAAACATTGAAGGTATGCTGACACTTGATAACGGTTCTGTTCTCGTAAGACGTGTTGTGCTGACACTTGAAGGTGAAAAGTCAGAAGATGAAATCGAAACACTTCGTGCGAAACTTGAGAAAGCAGGCTTCCGTATCCTTCAGATGGAACGTCTCGAAAAACAAATTTAATGAAAGAAACGGACACGGCCCAAATAGGGTCGTGTCCGTTTTTTTCTCATTACGCTGCTGGATCTTCTGCTTTAAGTAAAGGTCCATTTTTTGATTTCAATATTATCGATACAATCGCTATAATGACCACACTTAGTACTAGCGCCGAACCAATAAAGAAATACTGGAAACGGATTGTCGGATGGCCCATGGAGCGGGCAATTGAATCCAGTACGAGCGGCGAACTGAATTGGCCTATGTAAATACAGCTGGATACGACTGCGATTACCCGATCACTGTTCAATGGATTGACTAGGCTGAGTGCTTTCACATTGATAAGCGGGAACATGATCCCTTGCCCGAGACCAACGAAACAAACAGCTGCCAGAATCACGGGAATAGATGATGTTAATGCAAGACTTCCGAACGCCAAACCCATAAACAATAGACTTACAGGAATAAGATATTTCTTTAACGCGTCCTGAAGCTGTGCGAGAGTTAAACTCGTAATCATTCCGCCAATCGTCGTAAATGATATAACAGCTCCCGCGACACTAGAGCCCCCAAGTTTTCCTTGTTCCAGGAATAATGCCATATTGGTCGCTATTCCATAATAGACGAGCATAATACTTCCTGAAGCAAGTGCATATCCATACACAGAAAGAGGCAGTTTCTTTTTAGGACCTGTTCCGTGAGGCTTGATAGGTTCATTTTTCGGTAAAAAGAAGTAAACCAACAGGAAGATAATTGCTCCCATCCAATAGACATTAAAAGGAACCTTCCAGCCAAACGTTGCCAGGAATCCTGCAAGCGTCATTGTGACAATTCCCCCGAGATTACTGAATGCAGAACTATACCCCATCATCTTCACTTGTTCTCTGCCTACAAAGTGATCACTTATAAGTGAAATGGATAGCGGCATGACGAGTCCGACTCCAGCACCAAGTACAAATCGGAAAGCGAGTAACGTCTCAATTGTGTTTGTAAATTGAGCTCCTACACCGCTAATGATATATATAGTCAAACCGATCATGACAATTGCCCGCTTAGAAATTTTGGTCGTTAAGTAACTGGATACAAATGAAAAAGGAATAATAATTAACGAAGGTGCTGTT
Proteins encoded in this region:
- a CDS encoding magnesium transporter CorA family protein, with amino-acid sequence MYFSFKHNNWEWIEVEQQTDLKAELSHQSHMSSKWLETLEKNKQDVIGNSTAVSGEEALWGRLTYEQSMRSKDENKTFSFFLTKDTLLTSQLNQNLFPEEARKEMEQKLDVSENAVQAFIVLLNAVLHKFLEQIDQFEYRLRELIWGIKDNNNLDLLERIAQSRHELIIWNNLVIPLVETHMTIEETFEDEQLGTIEHERLCIRLKRIRMLISEYSKEVEALTDMETLVSNQRGNEIIKTLTVITTIFTPAAVFGAIWGMNFKSIPEFEWAHGYAFALTVILSSTFGLYFYLKKKGWMGEILKTKSKQSMFK
- a CDS encoding CBS domain-containing protein, translated to MRVRDLLVSRNYVTTVNDQDTVTEALDKIRKSGFRSVPVVDANDNYKGMIYKIHLIEYLYEQNGDADATLDMIVKHQEDSIEETSSFLDALLKIKALPFISVTDHGKLVGILTHNKIEGVFQDAFGVNTGGLNLTISSTEARGMIEKLARTLRGENIEGMLTLDNGSVLVRRVVLTLEGEKSEDEIETLRAKLEKAGFRILQMERLEKQI
- a CDS encoding class I SAM-dependent methyltransferase, whose protein sequence is MTDQETDKLLHIRTEGTIEILQSSAHYNRYEATPYSVLDALFDIYPLRSTDHLVDFGCGKGRVPIYSVYRFGNFVTGIDLNGRLLQEAFINLADFRASRKRFRGSIEFEQTTAETYEIQAEQNVFYFFNPFSVEIFKTVIGNVLDSVERDKRPVDIILYYPTTAFVYYLEEQTPFERIEELPIPALSIDNDDERILIYRYE
- a CDS encoding MFS transporter; this translates as MNKRMLAPTIISIAMATVMAGAAISPAVGLIASNFPDADPILIKLILTAPSLIIIPFSFVSSYLTTKISKRAIVMIGLTIYIISGVGAQFTNTIETLLAFRFVLGAGVGLVMPLSISLISDHFVGREQVKMMGYSSAFSNLGGIVTMTLAGFLATFGWKVPFNVYWMGAIIFLLVYFFLPKNEPIKPHGTGPKKKLPLSVYGYALASGSIMLVYYGIATNMALFLEQGKLGGSSVAGAVISFTTIGGMITSLTLAQLQDALKKYLIPVSLLFMGLAFGSLALTSSIPVILAAVCFVGLGQGIMFPLINVKALSLVNPLNSDRVIAVVSSCIYIGQFSSPLVLDSIARSMGHPTIRFQYFFIGSALVLSVVIIAIVSIILKSKNGPLLKAEDPAA